GCCTAGGACGGCAGCCGTACCACCGCCGGGGCTTCCGCTGTACCCCTCCGGATGTACGCCCCGCCCCGACAGGACTGGGACCTGGGGGTGTTCTCTCCCGTCAAGGGCCAAGGATGAAGCTCCTGGACAGCCCTAGTTGGCCGAACCGGGGCTGACTCACCAGGCGTCCCACGGTGTTCGTGCACCATCAGCAGGTCGGTGACGCcgttggccttgcaggcctggaccagcGAGCCCACCTCGTGCCGCCCCCGATTCATGCGCTGGGCCCCTGGGAACACCAACTTCAGTTCCTGGATGCCAAACAAGGAGAGACAGCGGTAAAACAcgtgaaagagcacggacctgggggccagaggatgtgggttctaatcccagcccggccATCTAGCCGCCCTGTGACTGCGAgcgacttctctgggtctccctttcctcatttgtaaaacagggattcaatgcccgttctcctcAGACTGCgagatccaggtgggacagggactacgtctgaccggattatcttgtatccacctcagcatttagtacataaaGTGCTTGGCGCTTAGTTGGCACTGAAGTACCACGATCATTAAAGCAGGTGTCAAAGTGtgtagaaggtgggggagaaaaacTCGCACCCATCTCCTTGGTCAGTCTTGGACCAACTACGCACCTGGTGGCCCCGATCACGAAGACCAGCATAGGCTGCGGAGAGGCAACAGgcggaatgataataatagtaattgtggtatttaagtgcttagtatgtgccaggccctgttctaagcgctggggtggatacatgcaaatcctggcagacacagtccccatctcctgtccggctcacagtctccatccccattttacagaggaggggactgaggcccagagaagtgaagtgacttgcccaaggtcccacagcagacaagaagcccAGATTCCTCAGCTTGTTCTCCCCACCTTGGCAAACATCTTGAGGCGGGAACTGGGATCTCGGGAGGTGGTGATCATGATCTTGGGGTCTTCCACTCCAGCCCAACGGTATTCATCGTCCACATGGCTGCACACAcctgggagcgggggaggggagaattaaTGGGGaccgtgggggtggggaggcggggagaggaggagagggaggggcccaTGAGACTGCAATCGATCCTCGGTCGACTTCCGAATTagcattttccttccttccagaaCAGGGAATTGGACCCCCcacatcttctccccctctcccactacCGTGCCTTCCTCACCTTCTCCGCCTTTGTCGTCAAACTCCAAGGCCCCTTGCAGGGCCAAAGCTTCCTTCCGGAGCTCGGTGGGGATGAGCCGATTTTCTGTAAAAAGAAGCAGAAAGAGGTGAGACTCTACTCTACGGGGACTCGCCTGACCCCGTCCCCACCCATCGGGGCCTCATCGCCTCCCTCGGATCTGCGGCCGCCCTCGCCTTGAGAGAAGCCCGgcggccccttcccccttctctgccaCCCTCCAAACCCCCAAACCTGTGGGGGAGGATTAAAGctgaactggggagaggcaggaccaGTCCAGCTTGCGCTTTGGCTGGGTCAAAAATCCAGAGTCTGGATCAATCTGCCTTAGTCTCTGCTTACGCTGGGTCCAGCATCAACACTGGTGGCAAAGAAGCAGCGCCCAGAAATCCGCTCTGAAACACAGTTTTCCCGGTATCTAAGCGCTTCCACTTCGGCACCATCTGAACGAGAGGGTTAGGGAGCCAACCAGCCCTGGCCTAGGCCCAGTCGGGCTTGATCTGTGTCAACCGAACCGGCCCCGAGGGCGGGCTCTGGTGCCACAGGCTGTCTCGAGTCCACTCAGGACCCTAGCGCCAGTCAAGTCCACGTATTTCCCGGCGGGGACGCGGTCTCGAACCCAGCCTATCTGAGAGAAACCCTGGGACCCCAGTGTTCGGTCCAGCGAACGCTGCATCAAACGGTGAACCCGAATGGCCCAGAAGTGgtccactcattcaatagtatttattgagcgcttactatgtgcagagcactgtactaagcgcttgggatgaacaaatcggcaacagatagagacagtccctgccgtttgacgggcttacagtctaatcgggggagacggacagacaagaacaatggcactaaacagcatcaaggggaagaacatctcgtaaaaacaatggcagctaaatagaatcaaggcgatgtacaattcattaacaaaataaatagggtaacgaaaatatatacagttgagcggacgagtacagtgctgtggggatgggaaggggagaggtggaggagcagagggaaaaggggaaaatgaggctttagctgcggagaggtaaaggggggatggcagagggagtagagggggaagaggagctcagtctgggaacgcctcttggaggaggtccccAGTacttcttttattaataataataatcgtggaatCTGTtagaagcttactatgtgtcaggcaatgacagtctaatcaggggagacagatggacaaaaacaagacaacataatcacgataaacagaatcaaggggatggacacttcattaacaataatattaataataatagtggcatctattaaaagcttactatgtgccaggcactgtactaagcgctggggcagacaccatgtaatcagattagacaacagtccctgtcccacacagggctcacggtcttaatccccattttacagatgaggtaaccgaggtacacaGACATGAAGTCCTtctgaagctcattatgggctgctaattctgatgttttgtactctcccaagtgcttagcacctagtaagtgctcaataaataccattgattggctgatctaGGCCCAGCAGGGTTCAGTTTCAGCCTCTCTGATCTTGCGAGGGGGGATTTTTCCCTGAGTGAGTCGGATTAAAGAGGCTGAGCCCGGGCAGGGCGGAGATCGGCATCCTGGCTCGGCCCTTGGTTGGCTACTCCGTCTGGGACTTCCTGGGCCGGGGAgacggatggttggatggatagatggatggttggatggttagagggatggatggatggagagagatTCTGTGTGTGCGTTGGGGTGGCCACTGTACCATCTAAGGCTTTCTTGAGTCTCTCCTTTTTATCCTCGATggcgcgctgcttctcctcctgcgcTTTGCGGTAGAGGTACTCCCGGCGTTGACGGGCCTCGCGGCGCAACTGCGGAGAAAAACGAGAATCCGAGATGGGTAGCGGCCCCGGTCCCGATGGCTCGAGGTTCCTGGCTCTCAGACCtgacggaggaggcggaggcgcgACCCCTtgacccttctcccccacaccccgggAGCCGGGCCTGCGCTCGGCCAACGGATGCCAcgtgcaggaataataataataatgatggtatttgttaagcgcttactatgcgccaagcactgtcctaagcgttgggtggggatataaggtgatcaggttgtcccacgcagggctcagtcttcagcctcattttacagaggaagcaactgaggcagagagaagtgaagtgacttgcccacagtcacacagctggcaagtggcagagccgggatttgaacccatgacctctgactccccaacccgggctctttccactgagccacgctgcttcccccacttgCCCAATCGGCCCGTCAATCGATCAGCGACCTCGTTGTGGggtgctcagtccggtgctctgcacccagtaagcgctcaaaaaatatgacccaATGAACGGATGAACGTGTCGCTGAGTGTGGACTCTCTCGAGCGctggggacagtgctctgcgacCCGTAGGCCCTCGAGAcgtgcgattgattgattcaaccttATGCCTCGGCTGCGCGCATTTATGGGAcgtgtactgggtgcagagcactggacttgccccttcctacctctcctcccttctctctttctaccgcccaccccgcacgctccgctcctctgccgcccacctcctcaccgtccctcggtctcgcctatcccgccgtcgacccccgggtcacgtcctcccgcggtcctggaacgccctccctcctcacctccgccaaactgattctctttccctcttcaaaaccttacttaaaaatcacctcctccaagaggccttcccagactgagctcctcttccccccctactccctctgccatcccccctttacctctccgcagctaaagcctcattttccccttttccctctgctcctccacctctcccttcccatccccacagcactgttcccgtccgctcaactgtatatattttcgttaccctatttattttgttaatgaattgtacatcgcctcgattctatttagttgccattgtttttacgagatgttcttccccttgacgctgtttagtgccattgttcttgtctgtccgtctcccccgattagactgtaagcccgtcaaacggcagggactgtctctatctgttgccgacttgttcatcccaagcgcttagtacagtgctctgcacatagtaagcgctcaataaatactattgaatgaatgaatgaataagtgctggggggagtaataataataacaataataataatgttggtatttgttaaacgcttactatgcgccgagcactgttctaagcgctgtggcaatcaggttctttcattcattcactcaatagtatttactgagcgcttactatgtgcagagcaccgtactaagcgcttggaatggacaaatcggtaacagatagagacagtccctgccctctgacgggtttacagatctaatcgggggagatggacagacaagaacgatggcaatacacagaatcaaggggaggcaggggtcgccggttccaatcccgcttcctatcgactgtgtgaccctgggcgagtcatttcacttccctgggcctcactgacctcatctgcaaaatggggatcattcattcattcgagaaggcgcggggctcagcggcaaacgcgaggctcccggtcttcacccccattttccagaccgaggtcactgaggcccggggaagtgacttgcccacagtcccccagctaagtggcagaggcgggattcgaacccacgacctgggactccccagcccgggctcgtgCCACTGAGGCcaggctgagcactggggagtcggaaggtctctCCTCAGGTCCTCTGCAGGACCTTCGGCCGTTGCCCCCCGCCATCACCGTCCCCCGACCCGGCCGGCAGGTCCCTTACCATGACCGCTCCTTCCTCCTGGCCTCACGAGCTCCCCCGCGCCTGCGCGCCGCCCGCTGGCCCAGCCCTCCTCCGCGCAGCCAATAGGAGCCGGCCGCTCGGTCCCGCCCTGAGCGCGGCGGCCAATCGAgacggagcggggggcggggggaacgcgACGCCGACCAATGAGGCGGCCGGGTGGGGCGCGGCCCCCGCCTTGGGGGCCGCCGATTGGACGAGGGCGGATGACGGACGGCCGGGGCGGAAGTGGCCCGTGGGAAGGGACGGCGGCGGCGCGGTGACGCGGGGACGGGATggcggaggacggggagggggagggggaggggcggcggtgcCGCCGCCGGCGGCTCCGGACCGTCTGCGAGGAGCTGGACCGCCTCGTGTTCCGCCTGCTGGAGGAGCTGGACGAGCTCCAAGGCAAGAGGGCCGCCTTCAACGGGCTGGTGGAGCAGGTGGGCCGAAGCCAgccgcccccatcctcccctccccattcggccggatttataataataattctaataacgatggcattcgttaagcgcttactatgtgccaggcaccgtcccaagcgctggaggagccaaggtcatcgggtgccccccccccccgtggggctcaccggcttcatccccattttccagatgcggtcactgaggcccggagaagataatcatcatcatgttggtatttgttaagcgcgcactatgtgcggagcactgttctaagcgctgggggagatacagggtcatcagttgtcccagttggggcgcctaggcttcatccccattttccagatgagatcagtgaagcccagagaagataataatcatgttggtatttgttaagcgcgcactgtgtgcggagcactgttctaagcgctgggggagatacagggtcatcaggtggtcccacttggggctcacagtcttcatccctattttccagatgagatcactgaggcctagagaagataataataatcatgttggtatttgttaagcacttactatgtgccgagcactgttctaagcgctgggggagatacagggtcatcaggtggtcccacttgggactcccagtcctcatccccatttgacagatgaggtccctgaggcccagagaagtgaagtgacttgcccaaagtcacacagctgacaagcggcagagcctggagcgcttgctgtgtgcagcgcactgtactaagcccttaatgatgatgggatttgttaagtgcttcctaggcgcccggcactgtgccaagcgctgaactaagatgcaagagaagcagcgtggctcggtggaaagagcccgggctcgggagtcagaggtcatgggttcaaatgccgactctgccacttgtcagccgtgggactgtgggcaagtcacttcacttctctgggcctcagtgacctcatctgtcaaatggggatgaagactgggagccccaggatgATGACCTAGTATCGGCCCCAGCTATCTCCTACTACTTAATATCTACTTAGTTCTTAGCAATATAATAATTCCTTTccacttcagagccctcctaaaataataatgttggtatctgttaagcgcttattatgtgcagagcactgttctgagtgctggggtagatacagggtcatcaggttgtcccacgggaggctcacagtcttcatccccatcttacagatgagaaactgaggcccagagaagtgaagtgacttacccacacagctgacaagtggcagagccggaattcgaacccatgacctctcactcccaagcccaggctctttccactgacccacgctgcttcatttgcccaaagtcaggcagcaaacaagtggcagaaccgggagcgGGAGTAGAACCCCATCTGGATTatggtgtcagcctcctctctgatcaccctcctgtctctcctcgttccagtctattcttcattccgctgcccggatcatcttcctacagaaatgctctgggcatgtctcaaaaacctcaaaacctgcagtggttgcctatcaacctctgcacgaaacaaaacctcctcacttttggcttcaaggctctccatccccttgccccctacctcacctcccttctctctttccactgcccaccctgcgcactccgctcctctgccgctcacctcaccatcccccattctcgcctatcccgccgtcgacccccggcccacgtcctcccgctgtcctggaacgccttccctcctcacctccgccaaactaattctcttcccctcttcaaggccctactgagagctcacctcctccgagaggccttcccagactgagcttccccttttccctctgctccccctccgccctctctgctcctccctcttcccctcccctcagctgagccccctttccctctgctcctccccctcccctcattactgtgctcttttgtatatattattactctatttattttgttaatgaggtgtagatctCCTTGCTTCtagttatcttgatgatgtcttgtttttgtttagttcccttttgctttgctatccgtccgtctcccctgtttagactgtgagcccgttatcaggcagggattgtctctatctgttgctgaattgtccattccaagcgcttagtacagtgctctgcacatagtaagcgctcaataaattattgaatgaatgaatgaatgaacccccaacctccaactcccaagcccgggctctttccactaagccacgctgcttctcacgcccctactccctccctctgctctacccccttctcctccccacagcacttgtgtatatttgtgtctattatttattactctattttattaatgatgtgtatatatctatgattctatctagaattctatttgtCACAAACAAAACTCGGGAATCCTGCCCTCCAGCCCCAGCATTTATGCGTTTACAATTCTGGGGTGATTTAGGGGATGCAAGGTGGATGTGTGTACCCCCTGACCACGCCTCCCCCGTTTTTCTCCTTCCCAGGGCTGGTTCTCCCTCTCTAAGGCCCGCTATGCCATGGGCAATAAGTCAGTCTCCACTCTGCAGTACGGACACCAGATGACCCCGCTTCTCCACGTCAGCATCAGGTGAGACTTCGGGGATCTGTTTTCCTGAGGAGGGTAGGGGGCACCGGGAGGGTTAGCCGCTTTGGATCTCTCCCTGACCTGAGTAAATGAAAAGCAGCGAGCCCCAGAGCCTTAGTGTCTCGTCTCCCAGCACTCAGTCATAGCCTTCTCCCAACTGTCTCTGGATTCTCTGTGAATTCCCTTTATCTGACCCACCGGTCCCAGCTCCTTGGTCTAAGAAGAGTGTGCCTTTGCTAGTGTCTTCGGCCTGAGGGGGATGGGTTGGAAGGAGGACGAGGATCCGGCTGGAGAGGGGTTCCTCTGTTTTTGGGGAGTGGCTAACCTGCGCTTTTCACTTCCCCCATCTACCCAGTGTCACCGAGGACGGAGAGCAGGAATTCCAGGTGGTGACCAGATCGTCTCATAGCCCAGAGCCACCGAGGACCGACCTTCCTCCTCCAGAGGAAATTGGGCCCCAGGAACAAGGTATGTTCCAAAGGAGACCGGGGGGACAGCGGGGAGGGGCGTTGACTGGGCCCGTAGGAAGAAGAACAACCAGGCTGGGGGGTTGGTGAGACAGGttcatccatcaatagtattatcgagcacctactccgtacagagcaatgtactaaagtaCTTATACTTTGTACTAAATGTCCACTCGGAAGAGGACAGTAGCGTGAGAAGCTATTTCGAGGAGCTCTCAGCCTGGTAGAGCACGAAAACAattcacagaagggagaaggagaaagggatggtacAGACTAGTCAGTGCTGCAGTGTGGAAGGGATGCACCAAGAGCTACTCTGGGTTGTGCAGTTGGCTGACCAGGATGGGCAGCAGTGGCCAGGAATTCGGGGCAGGGTCAACCCTGGAAGCccaacctcttccccctctctaggCTTACGACTGAACTGACCTTTTGGTCCCCTCTGGCCCTTGTTTCTCATCCTTCACCCAGCCttgccactcctcctcctcctcctcccttccctaacTTCCCAACCGAGGCCCATGGGCCCCCCTGACTCCGACccgtccttcttccttccccagctcTGCGTCAACGCAAGGGGCGACCGGAGGGAACGGCCCCGTCTGCGGCCACGACCCCCCCATCCAGTCCGAAGGCTCCCGGGCCCCAGGAGTCCAAGAAGTCTGCTCCCCGCCAGGACCCTCTGACCTGGTTTGGGATTCTGGTACCTCAGAGTCTGCGCCAGGCTCAGAGCACCTTCAGGGAAGGTGAGAGACACGAAAGCCGAGCGGGGAGACCATCTGCCATAGCAGGACGGGGGCATCGCAGCtccagctgggaggagggaggttgaGGCCCTGGACCTCctctgaaagagaagggaggagggcagaccaACAAGCCAGACCACCCACCTCTTAGCACAGATTTGGGACGTGCTCTTGCAATGGCTTCAGACTCCCTACcctttctgctctctctccccacaggaaTCCTGCTGGCCGGGGATATCGCCACCCTGCAGAACAGCATTGAGAAGGGCCGAGCCCGCTTCCGCACCCTGCACCAGGAGAAGCGGCAGTTGCAGGGCGCGTTGACATCTAAAAGCCCCTGAAAACTTTTCCAGAGGAtccgggaggtggggaagggcttaacaaataccaacattattaaggggccagactggaaactccttacgGCCCAAGCCTCCTGCGccatccctcccacctcactaAACACAGATGTTCCCTGAATCCCACCTGTCTGTATCTGACTCAGCTCGCCAGCCGAAAAGGGAGAGTCACCGAACAGGGAGCGGACCCATTTGAGGTTATTAGGCTGAAGAGGCAGGCACGTAGATGTCTGAACACAGATATGAAGGGTAAATGAGCTACCGTCATCGtcattaacatttattaagtgcctgctgtgtgcagagcaccaaaggtGGAAGTATTGATGGCCCACTCACTGGGGGTGCTGTtgtagggagggggcagggcatgTGGTATCGTAgtcgttccccccacccccacctccactgcGGGTGCAGGTCCAGTTAGCTGAAGTCCAAATGTTTCCAGGTATTTTGAGAGGAGGAATCAAAGAGACCTAGGATGATGGCAGCAGCCTTCTGGCCATTTCGAGGTTGCACCGGTGTTAAGTCCCAAGTGGTTTGCAAAGACCGTCTGTCCTAAGCTGTTCGCAGAGGGGGGCCCGGtgttaaaatggagaggaagctcTCAAAAAGTGACAGACAAGTCACAGCAATGTAAAATAAAAGTACACCTAAGGTTCCGGATCTCATGTGGTTTACAGTTTGATGGAGGACACGGGCTGACACAAACCGCACACGGACAACAGGTGGACATATATAACAGATCAACGCCTGAGCGCTCGGGTGGCCGAGGAGACGAGAAGGCCCAGGGATTTGGGGTGGCTTCTTCCAAGGGCGTGGAcgctggggagagaggtggttcaGTAGACTTGAGGGGGAGAGTTCCATGAAGGGGGAAAGGTATAAGCCGTAAGTCAACTGGAGACGGGAGAGTCCAAGGGGAAATGCAGTGCGGTCAACTGTGAAATATGTAGGTATGGAGTATGTATGAAGTATCCGTCCTGCTAGGGCAGATGGTCTCCCTGCTTGTCTTTCGTGTCTCTCACCTTCCCCGAAACTGGTCTGAGCCCGGTGCTGACTCAAAGGTACCAGAATCCCAAAccaggtcagaaggtcctggccgGGAGCAGA
This window of the Ornithorhynchus anatinus isolate Pmale09 chromosome 6, mOrnAna1.pri.v4, whole genome shotgun sequence genome carries:
- the CCDC115 gene encoding coiled-coil domain-containing protein 115, whose product is MAEDGEGEGEGRRCRRRRLRTVCEELDRLVFRLLEELDELQGKRAAFNGLVEQGWFSLSKARYAMGNKSVSTLQYGHQMTPLLHVSISVTEDGEQEFQVVTRSSHSPEPPRTDLPPPEEIGPQEQALRQRKGRPEGTAPSAATTPPSSPKAPGPQESKKSAPRQDPLTWFGILVPQSLRQAQSTFREGILLAGDIATLQNSIEKGRARFRTLHQEKRQLQGALTSKSP
- the IMP4 gene encoding U3 small nucleolar ribonucleoprotein protein IMP4 isoform X1, whose protein sequence is MLRREARQRREYLYRKAQEEKQRAIEDKKERLKKALDENRLIPTELRKEALALQGALEFDDKGGEGVCSHVDDEYRWAGVEDPKIMITTSRDPSSRLKMFAKELKLVFPGAQRMNRGRHEVGSLVQACKANGVTDLLMVHEHRGTPVGLIVCHLPFGPTAYFTLCNVVMRHDIPDLGTMSEALPHLILHGFSSRLGQRVSGILKYLFPVPKEDSHRIITFANQDDYISFRHHVYKKPDHRTVELSEVGPRFEMKLYMIKLGTLENENTAEVEWRWHPYTNTARKRKFLSVE